In Rhodoferax sediminis, the sequence GATGCGAGGGCACGTCGCAGGCGCAGCCCGGATACGTGTTGTCGCGCCAGGTGCCGCCTACCTCGCTTGCGCGCTCGAGCACCACCAGCGAGGTGACGCCCGCCGCGCGCAGCCGGATTGCGGCGCACAGGCCGCCGATGCCGGCGCCGATGATGGCCACTTCAATCGTGCTCATGGCACAAGGCTAGCATGCCGCGGCCGTCAGCACAAATTCATAAGCCTATTTATAATCAATGTACTTATGAAAAGAGATTTCAGCCAGCGCTTCGGCTTCCTGGTCAACGACGTGGCCAAGCTTTACGGGGAACATTTCGACCGGCTGGCGCGCGAACGCATCGGCCTGTCGCGCGCGCAGGTCCGCCTGCTCGGCGCGCTGGCGATGCACGGCAACGAGCGGCCGCTGTCGCAAATCGAGCTCGCGCACCGGCTCGGCCTGAGCGCGATGGGCGTGGCAACGCTGTGCGACCGCATGGCGGCGGCCGGCTGGATCCGGCGCCGGCCCAGCGCGACCGACAGGCGCATCAACGAGGTGCATCTGGAGCCGCGGGCCGAGGCCGCGCTCGACACCGCACTGAGCATCGGCGACACCCTGCACGCCCGGGTGCTGGCCGGGCTCACGCCGGCAGAGCGCACGCAGTTGCTGACCCTGCTCGGCAAGGCCCGCCGCGGCCTGCTGGACCTGCCGGCGGATGCGCAGGTGCCGGGATGAGTGCCGCCTCCATCACCGGCGCCGGCAACATCGCTGCTGCACCCGCTGCCGGCGTGCCGCACCGGCGCATGATCACCCTGTCGATCATGCTGGCGACGATCATGCAGGCGCTCGACACCACGATCGCCAACGTCGCGCTGCCGCACATGCAGGGCAGCCTGCAGGCCTCGCAGGACCAGATCATGTGGGTGCTCACCTCCTACATCGTGGCCTCCGCCATCACGCTGCCGCTGACCGGCTGGCTGTGCGGCCAATGGGGCCGGCGCCGGGTGTTCATCGTCTCGGTGATCGGGTTCACGATCGCGTCAGCGCTGTGCGGCCTGTCGACCTCGCTCGTGGGCATCGTGCTCGCGCGCCTGCTGCAGGGCGTGTTCGGCGCGGCACTGGTGCCGCTGTCGCAGGCCGTGCTGCTCGACATCAACCCGCGCGAAAAGGTCGGCCAGGCCATGGCGATCTGGGGCGCGGGCATTATGGTGGGCCCGATCCTGGGCCCGCTGCTCGGTGGCTGGCTGACCGAGAACTACAACTGGCGCTGGGTGTTCTTCATCAACCTGCCGGTCGGCCTGTTTGCGCTATGGGGCATTGCCCGCTACCTGCCCGAGAGCCGGCCGGGGCGCGAGCGGCTGGACATCTTCGGCTTCGCCACGCTGTCGCTGGCCATCGGCATGCTGCAGCTGTTCCTCGACCGGGGCCAGCAGCTCGACTGGTTCGACTCCTGGGAGATCAAGCTGGAGGCGGCCGCCGCGCTCGTCGCCTTTGCCTTTTTCGTGGTGCACACCTGGACCGCGCAGGGCGTGTCGTTCTTCGACCGCAGCCTGCTGAAGGACCGCAATTTTGTCACCGGACTGCTGTTCGCGTTCATCGTCGGCATGATCCTGTACGGCACCATGGCGCTGCTGCCCAACCTGCTGCAAAGCCTGATGGACTACCCGGTGATCTACACCGGTGAGGTGACGGCGCCGCGCGGCGTCGGCACCATGCTGGCGATGATCGTGGTGGGGCGGCTGGTGCACCGCATCGACGTGCGCGCCATCATGGCGCTCGGTTTCGGACTCACGGCGTTCGCGCTCTGGCAGATGACGCACCTGACGCTGCAGATGGACGCCAACCTAATCATCGTCTCGGGCTTCATCCAGGGGCTGGGCATCGGCTTCACCTTCGTGCCGCTGTCCACCGCGACCTTCGCCACGCTGGCGCCGGTGCTGCGCCATCAGGGCACGCCCATCTACAGCCTGCTGCGCAACATCGGCTCAAGCGTCGGCATCTCGATCGTGCAGGCGCTGCTGACGCGCGGCGCGGATACGGCGCACGCGCAACTGGCGGCAACCGTCGTGCCCGGCAACCAGGGCCTCGTAAATCTGCCCTCGATGCTGGACCCCGGCACGACCACGGGGTTGGCGATCCTGAACGCCGAAGTCACACGCCAGGGCGCGCTGATCGGCTACATCAACGACTTCAGCATCATGACGGTCCTGACACTGGCCGCCATTCCGCTGCTGCTGGTCATGAGCAGCCCGCGCCACACGCCGGCGGCGGTCGTGGGCGCCATCGATGCGGACGAGGCCGCGGCCGCGGTCGAAGTGCCGCACTGAGCGCCACCTCTGCGCCGAGCCGGCAACCCCCGCATAATCCCGGGGCTAATTGAAGGGCAAACGGTATTCATGGACATCACTGCGATCATTCAAGCCATCCAGCAGCACGCGGAGTGGGTCGTGTTCGTCAGCGTGCTGATGCAGCAGGTGGGCCTGCCGGTCCCGGCGGTGCCGACACTGCTGGTGGCCGGCAGCCTCGCCGCCTCCTCCAGCCAGGCCACGCAAATGCTCGCGGCGGCCGTGCTGGCGTCGGTGCTTGCAGACGGCATCTGGTATCTGGCCGGGCGCGCCTTCGGCTATCGCATCCTGTCGGGTTTGTGCCGGCTGTCCATCAATCCGGGCTCCTGCGTGTCGGAGACGGAGGCGCGTTTCATGCGCTGGGGGGTGTGGTCGCTGGTGATCGCCAAGTTCGTCCCCGGGTTCTCCACGGTGGCGCCGCCCATCGCCGGCTCGCTGCGCATGCCGCTGCCGAGCTTTCTCGCGGCGGCGGGCCTTGGCGCGGCACTGTGGGCCGGGCTCGCAATTCTTGTCGGGTGGTGGTGGCGTGCGCAGGTGGAAATCGCCATCAACGCCATGAGCAGCCACGGCGCGAGCCTCGTCGTCGTGATCGCGCTCGCCCTGGCGGCCTGGCTGCTCTGGAAGCTGTGGCAGAAGTACCGTTTTGGGCAAATGCAGACCATCCCGCACATCACCCCATCGGAGCTGGTGGCGGCGCTGGCCTCGGACGCGCCGCCGTTGCTGCTCGACTTCCGTGGCGCCGCCCTGATTGCCCAGACGGGACCCCTGGCCGGCGCCGCCCAGGCCAGCCTGGATGATTTGCCCCGCGCTGTCAGCCATTGGGCCAAGGGCCGTGACATCGTGACCTTGTGCGCCTGCCCCGAAGACGCCACGGCGGTGCGCGCGGCGCATGGTCTGCGCAAGCTCGGCTACACCTCGGTGCGCCCGCTCAAGGGCGGCTATGACTCCTGGGTCCGACACCTGGGGCAACAGACAGGCGCCCTGGCACCCGCCGCAACGCCCTGACACTCACCATAGCGCCGTCACTCGTCGCGCTCACCCGCCTCGTACAGGGTTTCGCGGCCCATGCGGTCGAGGATCAGCTCGGCGGTCCAGGGCAGCATCAGCGCGCCGCAGCGGCTGTCACGGTACAGGCGCTCGAGCGGCAGGTGCTTCATCATGCTCTGGCCGCCGCAGGTGCGCAGCGCGAGACGCGCGATATCGTTGGCGCCTTCCATCACGCTGTAGTGCGCGGCGTACAGGCGCAGCTTCTCGTCCTTGCTCGGGTTCGGTTTGGCCTCGGCAATGGCGCGCGTGAACAGGCTGCGCATGGACTCCAGCTGGATGCGCATCTGCGCCACGGCGATCTGCTTGGTCGGGTACTGGCGGCGCTTCACGGGCGGCTCGCCGGGCACCTCGCCGCGCAGGTAGCGCACCGTGAAGTCGTAGGCCGCGTTGGCGATGCCCAGGTAGGTGGGCGACAGCGTGAAGAACATGGCCGGCCAGGTCTGCGCGCCCTTGAAATAAATGCCGCGCGGCATGAGCTGCTCGTCGTCGCCCACGAACACGTCCTTGAACGTGAGGTTGCGGCTGACCGTGCCGCGCATGCCCAGCGGGTTCCAGTCGCCGCTAATGGAAAAACCCCCGGCCGTGGCGGGCACCGAGATGTACAGCGTGTCGTGCGCGTCGGGGTGCTGGTCCCCTTTGTCTTCGGTGCACAGCACGCCGTAGTAGTCGGCCGCGCCCGACAGGCTCGCGAAGATTTTTTTGCCGTTGATCAGCCAGCCGCCCTCGACCTTGCGCGCCGTGGTGCCGAACGGTGCGCGCCCGGCGGCCGCCGCCGAGCCTTCAGAAAACGGCTGCGCATAGATTGCCCCTTCGTTCACGACGCGCGCGAAGTGCAGGTCGCGCCGGCGCACATGCTCCGCGCGCTGCGCCCCGGTCATGGCTATGCCGTCGGCCAGCACGCCGGTCCACAGGGTCGAGCAGATGTGCATGTTCCAGGTCAGCGCCGTGGCGCCGCAAAAACGCCCGATCTCGGCCGCCACCATCATGTAGGTAGCGTAGTCCGCGCCCAGGCCGCCATGCGCTTCGGGAATGCACAGGCCCAGCAGGCCGGTCTCGCGCAAGTCGTCGTAATTGGCAAACGGGAAAGTCGCGGATTCGTCCCACTGCGGCGCACGCGGCGCGAACTTGTCGCGGCCCAGTTCGTGCGCCAGCGTCAGCAGCGCACACTGTTGCGAGGTGAAGGGCAGGTCGCCCACGGCCGGTGTGAAAGACAGGCTTGCTACAACGTTCATAGCTGACAGTTCCCGCCCCATAAGGGTTAGTGAAGGTTTTTATGTGAACTGGCGAGAAAGTCGAGCACCAGCGCATCGAATTCGTCGGGGGCTTCGAGGTTCTGCAAGTGACCGACGCCCGCCAGCTCGGCGTAGCGGCTGCCGGCAATCTGGCCGGCCATTTTTTTCATCACGGCGGGCGGCGCGTTCTTGTCAAACTCGCCGGCCACCAAGAGCGTGGGCACATGGATGTTCGGCAGGTTCGCCTTGCGGTCGAACGTGACCAGCGCCTGCAGCGCGCGCCGGTAGGTGGCGGGGCTGACCTGCGCCATGCAATGCGTGGCCAGCTTCACGCCTTCGGGCAGCGAGCCCGGGCCGATCATCTGCGGCACCAGAGAATCGGCCATCTCGGCCATGCTCTGGCCGGCGTCCAGCGGGGCGGTGCGTTGCGCGACGAAATCGCGCTGCCAGTCGCCATCGGGCTTGCCGAACGCGGGCGAGGTGCCGCACAGGATCAGCCGGTTGACGAGTTCGGGGCGGCGCGCCACCACTTCCTGCGCCACCATGCCGCCCATGCTGTGACCCAAAAGAATAATGCCCCCACGCTGGTCACTGCGTGTCCTTTGCTGCCCCCCGAGGGGGCCTTCGCGCCTTGGGGCGGCCCGGCGGCGCTCATCGTCGCTGGCAAGCAGGCCTTCGATCAGCGCGATGCAGCTTTGCGCCAGCCCCTTGAAGGTGTAGGGCTCGATCGGCGCACTGTGGCCATAGCCGGGCATGTCCCAGGCCACGGCCCGGTAGCCCGAGGCGGCGAAGGTTTCCACCTGCGGCGCAAAGGCCAGGTTGCCGCCGCCGATGCCGTGCAGCATGAGGATGGTGGGGCCGGCGCCCAGCGTGGCGAAGGTCGGTATTGGAGTCATGCCACCACCTGTCCCTGATCGATCACGATGGCGCCGTC encodes:
- a CDS encoding MarR family winged helix-turn-helix transcriptional regulator, yielding MKRDFSQRFGFLVNDVAKLYGEHFDRLARERIGLSRAQVRLLGALAMHGNERPLSQIELAHRLGLSAMGVATLCDRMAAAGWIRRRPSATDRRINEVHLEPRAEAALDTALSIGDTLHARVLAGLTPAERTQLLTLLGKARRGLLDLPADAQVPG
- a CDS encoding DHA2 family efflux MFS transporter permease subunit, producing the protein MSAASITGAGNIAAAPAAGVPHRRMITLSIMLATIMQALDTTIANVALPHMQGSLQASQDQIMWVLTSYIVASAITLPLTGWLCGQWGRRRVFIVSVIGFTIASALCGLSTSLVGIVLARLLQGVFGAALVPLSQAVLLDINPREKVGQAMAIWGAGIMVGPILGPLLGGWLTENYNWRWVFFINLPVGLFALWGIARYLPESRPGRERLDIFGFATLSLAIGMLQLFLDRGQQLDWFDSWEIKLEAAAALVAFAFFVVHTWTAQGVSFFDRSLLKDRNFVTGLLFAFIVGMILYGTMALLPNLLQSLMDYPVIYTGEVTAPRGVGTMLAMIVVGRLVHRIDVRAIMALGFGLTAFALWQMTHLTLQMDANLIIVSGFIQGLGIGFTFVPLSTATFATLAPVLRHQGTPIYSLLRNIGSSVGISIVQALLTRGADTAHAQLAATVVPGNQGLVNLPSMLDPGTTTGLAILNAEVTRQGALIGYINDFSIMTVLTLAAIPLLLVMSSPRHTPAAVVGAIDADEAAAAVEVPH
- a CDS encoding VTT domain-containing protein, which translates into the protein MDITAIIQAIQQHAEWVVFVSVLMQQVGLPVPAVPTLLVAGSLAASSSQATQMLAAAVLASVLADGIWYLAGRAFGYRILSGLCRLSINPGSCVSETEARFMRWGVWSLVIAKFVPGFSTVAPPIAGSLRMPLPSFLAAAGLGAALWAGLAILVGWWWRAQVEIAINAMSSHGASLVVVIALALAAWLLWKLWQKYRFGQMQTIPHITPSELVAALASDAPPLLLDFRGAALIAQTGPLAGAAQASLDDLPRAVSHWAKGRDIVTLCACPEDATAVRAAHGLRKLGYTSVRPLKGGYDSWVRHLGQQTGALAPAATP
- a CDS encoding acyl-CoA dehydrogenase family protein, encoding MNVVASLSFTPAVGDLPFTSQQCALLTLAHELGRDKFAPRAPQWDESATFPFANYDDLRETGLLGLCIPEAHGGLGADYATYMMVAAEIGRFCGATALTWNMHICSTLWTGVLADGIAMTGAQRAEHVRRRDLHFARVVNEGAIYAQPFSEGSAAAAGRAPFGTTARKVEGGWLINGKKIFASLSGAADYYGVLCTEDKGDQHPDAHDTLYISVPATAGGFSISGDWNPLGMRGTVSRNLTFKDVFVGDDEQLMPRGIYFKGAQTWPAMFFTLSPTYLGIANAAYDFTVRYLRGEVPGEPPVKRRQYPTKQIAVAQMRIQLESMRSLFTRAIAEAKPNPSKDEKLRLYAAHYSVMEGANDIARLALRTCGGQSMMKHLPLERLYRDSRCGALMLPWTAELILDRMGRETLYEAGERDE
- a CDS encoding alpha/beta fold hydrolase; the protein is MTPIPTFATLGAGPTILMLHGIGGGNLAFAPQVETFAASGYRAVAWDMPGYGHSAPIEPYTFKGLAQSCIALIEGLLASDDERRRAAPRREGPLGGQQRTRSDQRGGIILLGHSMGGMVAQEVVARRPELVNRLILCGTSPAFGKPDGDWQRDFVAQRTAPLDAGQSMAEMADSLVPQMIGPGSLPEGVKLATHCMAQVSPATYRRALQALVTFDRKANLPNIHVPTLLVAGEFDKNAPPAVMKKMAGQIAGSRYAELAGVGHLQNLEAPDEFDALVLDFLASSHKNLH